The following DNA comes from Alnus glutinosa chromosome 6, dhAlnGlut1.1, whole genome shotgun sequence.
GGACGCGGATCTTGCCAGTTAGCCTGGAATCTGGATGCATGTAGCTGCCACTGCCACTGCCAGACGTCGTATCCCACGGTCGGTtggaataaatataaaagaaattgaacGGCCCCTTCATTAATTCACACGCTGCAAGTAGACCCAACAGTGCCATGCACTCCCACCGTCCCAATCCCGAACTCCCACGAGCTAGTTTCCCCATATCCAtgcattaacaaaaaaaaaaaaaagaaaaaagaaaaaaaaaggccctGCAGCCTGCAGGCTCATATTCTGAGAAGATTAACACCATGCTGCCATGCACCTTCAAAACGACAACGTTGCAATCGTCCTTTTCCATTTTTGAATTGTTCTCTAAACGACAAAAGTTTTCGAATCCACAAAATTcactttcaaattttaattctttaaataaaaaattgaaaagaaattctTAAAACTCATCATATTAAACTGATATATCACATATGTCCTAGTATATCACATTTAGGCGTAACTACTTGGCCTCCAAGCCTCAAAATGTTTctcaattattattaattttttttaaataccactataattttttaaaaatcaaaattttacccccatttttttaaaaaaaaatttgccctCCGATCCCCACACCTAAAATCCTAGTTCCCCCTAAATTacgtacatttttaaaaataaaaatcacatacTCTAAAGATACATGTTAATCTAATAGAGAATTTCTTCTAAAAATACATGCATTTTCCTCATATTAAtggaattttattattattattattattattatttgttgagaCATACGTGGAAACAAAATCTGTTGACACAGCAGCCCATTCGAAAACAGAAGTGGTGGAATCTGAGCTATTGTTACTGAACTTTCATTGACAATGAAGGTGTGAACTTCCAAAAGTTGCGTTATCAGCTGAATAAACTAAATTTAGTGATTCTAATCATCAAACAAGCGAATCCAATTCCAAATTAGAAAAGATGTCCAGCCCGGCCATGAAAATATAGGAATATTTGCGACGTTCAAATCcaatcattgaatatatatatataagaagagcCGAAAGCCAAGATTCTTAAACACTTTGTTTGGTGGAATAAATTGAATCACACCAATTAATTCAAAAGATATTGCTCCTGCAAAGCTGATTAAAAGAGCTTCAATTGATAAGCCTAATCAAGACTGGTTTCTCTGTACCAAATCCATCTTATATGCTAACTGAATCTTAATTAAAAGCccacttacaaaaagaaaaataaaatagttgtCTTAGAAGCCCACTAATACACATAATCatccttatattttttattttattttttttcatttctgttTAATTTCTCTTATGTATGATCATCATCTCAATTTATCTAATTAACCTAATTTCATGTGGCATTCACTATATTTTCTTCTCTGCGCTATCAATGTTGTCTATTATATCCAATTGAGTTTCTTGTACAATACATGTAAACTTTTATCCTCAATTGAGTTTAAATTTCTCACACAGAGCTTGGAATTTGTGTGTTGTGGACACTAGCCGTTAATCTCTTGTATTTTCCTTTCTCTCCTCGTCTCAATTTATCTAACAggatttattgaagaaaaaaaaaaaagataataattatcCAATTAAAGATAGGAATTTCTGAATATGCATGCAGATTCAAGGCTTTTTACTAAAACTCCCAAGAAGTACaattagaaaatattatttcataGACTAGTAAATATATGACTAATGCATAAAGCAGTATTTTtccttgccttttttttttttttttatatatatataaaaaaaaaaaaaaaaaaaaaaaaaaaaaaaaaacacgaaatATCGGTAATAATGTTTCAACGCACGAAAACGTCTCTCATGTCTCCCAATTGCTGCTTAAATCATTAAAAAGAGGCAGGTGCAAAAATATTACGTTCCACCTACTTCAAAGAGAAGGAAAATAGTAATGATGGGGAGAAGTCAAACTCATTGATCTTTTTTGGGGTCGGGTTCTGTTGCCATAAACTTTAGAAACATAGAAAGTGGAGCTAGCTGTTTAAatcaatccaaaaaaaaaaatgcaaaagagAATAATTAATGTGTATCTGCTTGAACTCCATGTCCTAACTAAAGATTAAAAACTTTGGATCAAATAAATCACACTTTTGACATGAAACGTCGTGTTAAATTGTTAATTACTTTTCACCTAATTAGTCACAAGTACGCCCCCACAAGTCCTAATGGTGGTTTCCCAGTATACAAAGCGAATCCCGAAGAAATTTTTTCCTCTGATCCGttgctctcttctctctccctaGCTACGTGAGTGGTTTGACCATCGTAGATTACTTTGGCCGGTGGCTTTCCTTTGCTTTATAAAACGGTAGAGTTTAATATTCCAGCTAGCTTCcatgtattatatataaatatatagagagagagagagagagagagagagaggtactCCAGACCTGCGTACACCAATCTCTTTCCCATCAGTATCCTCTCCTGCCATTTCCACTCCTCGCATAAAAAGCACTCCCTCCATTGTATGGGAGAAAAATCCCACCTATATCTTCATACATCTTCTCCCACTCCTATCTTTCAATCATATAGCATAACCCCACATTTGACATTACCCATCATCATCTTCGTCTTGTAAGCAACCATTAATGCAGCTTTTCTTTCATTGGAGAAAGATCTAAACACCACCCAATCCCATTAACCCCATATTCAATATATTGTTTCCAAATGGATCTCATTATGTCATGCAATTGTTCTGTTTACATCAGCCTCATAGTTTTGATCTCATTTTGTAGAGGTAATCAATTTTTAAACGCTTCAAATTTTGCATTATTGACGGTACGGTGATCGTGTAAACCTTATAGTGGGCTTTTGTTGCTACAGGTATATCAGGAGCTACATTTACGATAATAAACAGGTGTGAATATACAATATGGCCTGGAATTCTAGCCAATGCGGGTAGTGCCAGATTGGACAGCACCGGGTTCGAGCTCGTGCCGGGCGGGTCTCGCTCATTCCAGGCCCCACCCAACTGGTCCGGGAGATTCTGGGGCCGCACTGGTTGTACATTCGACCCGAACACGGGCCAAGGAAGCTGTGTCACCGCCGACTGTGGGTCCAACCAGGTCGAATGCAACGGTGCCGGAGCGAACCCGCCAGCCACACTTGCGGAGTTCACAATCGCGCCGGGTAATGCCCAGGACTTCTATGATTTGAGCCTTGTAGACGGGTACAATTTACCCATGGTCGTGGACGCGAGTGGCGGGTCGGGTGCATGCATGTCAACAGGGTGCGTGACCGACTTGAACCGGCAGTGCCCGAACGAGTTACGGGTCGGGGACGGTGTGGCGTGCAAGAGCGCGTGTGAGGCCTTTGGGAGCCCCGAGTACTGTTGTAGTGGCGCGTACGGTTCACCGGATACTTGTAAGCCGTCGATTTACTCGGAGATGTTCAAAGCAGCGTGTCCAAGATCGTATAGCTACGCGTATGATGATGCCACAAGTACGTTTACGTGTACAGGGGCAGATTATACCATTACATTCTGCACTTCATCGGCAAGGTAAGGATATGCAATATATCCCATTAATACatgtcttctttttccttttctttttttcttttttaattttcacattttcacatttattcttcttttattatatgattatatgtgATGCTGATGAAGATGAATTCTGAGATGAATCTATCTATTAAGTGTTGTCTTCTTTACGATTATCCTCGATCTTCAGCTTTCATGCTACTTTTTCCTTGCTTTTGTGTACCACAAGCTAACAATGATTGgtgttaactttttttttttctaagccatTGGTGTTATCTTGTGAGATACATAAAGGTGATTGCCAGGTTACATGTAAAAACAACTGGACCATTCAATCTCTCGTAGTGTAATTTAATGTCGGATTTGATTTTTCGAACCATTTTTATTCAGATAGTTAGTAATTTGAACATAAAATGTGAATAAAACTTTTATAGGGCTCACCTGTCCCAACAAGTAGGTAGATTGTTCGAGACATGTTTGGACAGGTGGGCCTTATAGAAACTTTCATATTTACTGcttaaattactaataattcGGACAGCAAACTTTTTTAGAATCTCTATCGTATAATGTCTACTATACAATTCATTTCAAGTGGAATTGGGTCTTTGTCTTTAGCGTTAGTAATTATTTTTCTGTgagaaaaagagttaaaatattgatttcatCTTTTGGATTGGGATTTGGTGCAATAAGTTGTTTGTATTGCATGCAATACAAGCAGTTCATGTGAAAAGCTGGTGGCCCTTTGTTCATGTATATGTTTGGACAGTCAAAATAGGTGCTCAAGCAGGTGAGAAGCCAATTTGTCATCTCACACGAGTTGTCTATATTGCATACAATCCTGACAACACATTGCACCCAATCCATGTTTTCATCTCCTATTGAAGATGAATCGGCGATACATCAAATCAATGATTATATAGATAATCATaacttataatttaatttttcaataaataaattatatgaatAGATCAAGTTGATCAACGCTTACACGGTATATTTAATAAGGTTTGattgaattatatataatagAGTCATCActtctaaataaattttttatttgatctaGTACAATTGATGCATGAGATGACGGCACATTTTAAGTTAGACGTACATAACTTGTTGAAAtgggatttatatatatttttttttggaattttctgcTGAAATTATTTCACTTGTATTTGGTTTTCCAATTTAGACAATATTTTATTGCTATGGCATGGCATTTTCAATGAAATATGAGTAACattctttcaattttgtttttctacagcCAAAAATCTGCATCTCCAACAACAAGCACAACAAATAGCTCCGCCTCCGGGACTGAGTCACAGGAGGTGCCAAAGGAGCTCAACACTCCATGGTTGCCAGACTTTTTCACGGGAGACTCATCCAAGACCCTTTCTTCTTCCACTTCAGTCATTGCTTCTGTGGCTTCGCTTCTCACCCTCTTTTTGCTTTATTCTTaattagtctctctctctctctctctcactcttcgGAGCTTGGGGTGGGTGTTGTAAAGCCCAATTTTTGAGGCAAAATGTATAGATATTTGGGacttcaacatatatatatatatatatatactttgtgAAGGATTTGTTAATCGTTTATACGACAATTGAAGTTAGAAAGAAAAGGCTTAGAATAAAATTCCATTATTCGAACCGACTCACATGTGCtgcaaaaaaaatgtttgcttAGACTTTAATTCCGCGTATATTGCACTGATTGGTGGGCAACTGCTAAAGTAGGGTAGCTTTGCTGGAACTGCAAGCTTTCTAGTTTCTAGTTATGTGGCTTTGGGAGCAATACTGGCCATGACTATAGTTTCGCTTTGTCTCCACTAAAAAAATGAATGGAGATCTTCCTGTGACGAAAGAAAcggtaaaaaataaattctatttATACCGTTTATTTGTTCATTGGAGATCTTCAGTGAATTTTTTCCTGGAGACAAGCCAAAGTcgatttttatttcttttgattaaCTCCCCCATCTACGCTTgttccatttcttcttctaaagACCATGAGGTTTACGAAAATAATCATTCTCAAAGAGTCCCAAAAAGCAAGGAAATCCATAGGTAAGCTGAAGGCCTACGGCTGTTCTTGGACCGGCCCAGCATGATAAGGGTACGGACCTAATGGGGCACTCATGGAAGCTGCAAAAGTCAATGAAAATGCAACTCTAATAATACTGGCTAGCATGGTACCTCAGCAAATCGTTGCCAAAGAAATCCAAGATCACAGACCTAGATAAAATGATAATACTATTTCGCAGAAAGATGAGCATCATAATccttaaattaattaacttggtGGTAGGGGCAAAATTCTGGGTTATATGATTACAGTACATCTATATGATCTAATGCAGTGTCATTATGTTTCAGTCTCTTGAGACAGCCTGAACcacggggaaaaaaaaaaagggaagaagaagtgGCCCCTTCCTTCAGAGGCAATCTACAACTCATCCTTGACGGCAGAAGTCTCTGTATCTGCATCATCCTTGGAAGCATCATCTTCAGCCTCGGGAGTAGCTGCAGCTTCTTTTGTGTCAGTTTCGGTCTCAACTTCTTCGGCGTCATCTTCCTCCTCGACTACTGCATCAGGATTGACTTTTAGGCTAGACTTCACAGAGTTGTAGATACGAGATGCAAATTCATTAGGATCAGTAGGCGTGAAGCCACTCTCCATGAGTGCGGTTTGGTACATAAGTTGTGCTGTTTGCTTTATACTCTCGTCCTGAAAAGCAATCCAATTGTGTTAATTAACAgactagcaaaaaaaaaaattaacatttaaaGAACTGCTCTAGATTCCTGCATTACCCTAAGCAAAAACAACATATTCACTAAATATTCATGTAAATTCTTCCGACGAGAAACCAGAGTGACTTCCCTAACATGTACTCACAATCGCAAACACATTATTTGCAACAACATCTCACTTTCCGACAATAACTCCAAAAGGTTGGTGACTCTTttggaaaaagagaaatgctacactgaCGTTGCAATGAAAATTACCATCGGATGCTACGTGTACTTTCATTCATTATTTCATTCAACggtgattttcactgccacatAAAGAAGTGAACACAGAGTATGTGAACCACTCCTCTTGGAAGAAATAGTAAGGAGTTTTACACAGGATTGATGAAAATCATGCGGGCAAGATGACGAGCAAGCCTAAATCTTCACTACCGTTAAGATGCAAACATGAGCATTCATTTGCCTTATCTGGATTTCCATATTCAGCTTttctaaaatataaaagaaatggggGAGAAGTTTTAAAATGTACCTCAGGGTTCTCCACCACTCTCTCCCGGAGTCCCTTAATAATTGGGTGCCTTGGGTTGATCTCGAGCACCCTCTTTCCACGCATATATGCCTGCTTAGCAGAATCGGATAAAGTCTGAGACTGCATGATCCTCTCCATGTTTGCACTCCATCCATACTTGGATGTCACAACCACACAAGGTGTGTCAGCCAACCGGTTGGATATCTTCACATCATCAACATTCTCGCTTGAAAGAGCATCCTTCCACCACTTTGTGAGCTCCTTGAACGACTCCTTGAGTTCCTTGTCTTTAGAGTCTTTCCCAAGTTTCAGACCCTCCTTAGATACATTCTGGAACTTTTTGTCTTCATAATCCATAAGGTATTGCATCAGGTATTCATCAACTGGATCAGTGAAGAAAATAACCTGCGACAATATGaacaaaacaaagttttttttttcccacatcAAGATCAGGGGAGTGAAACCCAAAATAACAAGTGCAGATAAAATGGGGGAAGAATTtccatatatatttaatgaGAATCTATAGTGAAAGACCAAATCTTTTCACAATTAATTGTACCtcataatttttcttcttaagcCGCTCGAGGAATGGAGACTTTTCCAATTGCTCCTTGCTGGATCCTGTTATGTAGAAGATATCCTTTTGCCCCGATTTCATTCTTGAGATGTACTGGTCCAGCGAAGTCAATTTACCATCTGACTTGGTGCTGTAAGAGAGTTCAAAGACCAAATAAGTCCCCCAGATTCCCAGAAAGAAGACAATGGCATTCAAAGAAAGGGCAGCCGGAAAACTAGAATGAGTATACATAAAAACAAAGTAGATACCTCTCAAATCTGAGAAGTTTTGCCAATCTGTTCCTGTTAGTTGCATCCTCAATAATACCAAGTTTAATGGACTTGCCAAACTCATTCCAGAATTTGGCGTATTGACCTTTCTTCTCATCATCACCATCACCGGATTTTTCAACCTCTGCTTCTCCATCAACCACAACAGCCAAGCAAATGAAAATCAGCAAAACTTCataaatcatttcaaaattagCAAATAATAGACTAATAAATGTGAATTGAGGGACAGAAATTAGCCAGTTCACTGGGGATTGCAGGGAACAAAACATCAATGGATTGGCGGCTGATCCAGTGGATGAGCATGACACAGCTTTAAGTTGATTATCAGAAACAATAGAAGAAACTGTTTTCAGAAACTTAGAAGTTATTCATAACATACCCTTTTTGTCTTTGTCATTGGATTCATCTGGATCCTCATCAGCAATTCTACGGATCATATCAAGGGCCTTCCGGATGAGTTTCTTCTTGATTGTTTTCAAACTGCTGTGTTGTTGAAGCATTTCTCGCGATACATTTAGTGGTAAAGTGTCGGAATCAACAAGACCCTGCTCAAAATATTAACCTATTTGAGAACCATAACTAGAGCCACATTTCTTCAGTTTCATTAAAATAAACCTAATAGCAAGAATCAATAATTCCCTCGCTTACCATTAAAAAGTTTAGATACTTTGGCAAGAGCTCGTCAAATTCATCTGAGATGAAAACCCGTCTAACATACAACTTCAAGTTGGATTTTTTTGTGTTATAGTAACTCTCGTATAGATCATGAGGAGCCTTAGGAGGCACAAACAAAACAGCCTTGAACTCAACATCGCCTTCGGCTGTAAAGTGACTCCACGATAAAGGCTTATCCTCACTGAAATCCTGTTGAACAACACCAAAGGTACAACTAATAAAGCGAACTAAAAACTTTGAGAAGTCACTTAAGTGTCCTGCAATTACCAAACATGGCAAATTACCTTGGCAAGAGAATGGTAGAATTTGGTGTAATCTTCCTCTGTCACCTCCTTTGGACTCCGCAGCCATATAGCCTTAACATCGTTCAGAAGCTCCCACTCAGAAGTTGTTTCCTTAACCTTCTTTGTCTTTGATTTTTTCTCAGCATCTTCACCTTTCTCAGCATCCTCATCTTCCCCTTCTTCCTCAGAAGAAGTGCTTTCGGCTGCTCATATCAGTGGAGTAAAGAGAAGGGAATCAgtgtaacaaaaaaagatggAATAATTGTGCGTAAGATAAATCTTGGCTACCAGCACTAAGGTCTTAAAATACATacataaacataatatatatatataatattaacaTTTTGGGCATTTGAGTAATGCATACATTGTTCCTCTTCATCGCTGGATTCATCTTCATCAGCTGGAACCTCCACATCAACTTCTTTGGTTGACCAGATATAGATGGGGAAGTTGATAAATTCAGAATATTTCTTCACCAACTCCTGTGAAAAAGAACCATgacatgttattttaatgtCAACCGAATATTAAACCATAACTGACTacctaagaaaacataaaaaggaTCTTTCGTAATAATATAACAAGATAGATTGAAATTAACATAATTCAAGAAAACAAGTATCCAAACTTTATAAAGCATAAATTAAAATGTCATCAGAAGACTTGATGAATTCAAATGAAGACAAATAAAAAGTGTTAAGAAGAACCCAGTGGAACTAGCTACCTTAAGAATGatataatttaagaattttgaagCAACAAAATGCGTAGAGAAAATGTCACAAACCACAAATTACTGAATTATTGTAGTCCATTTTAAACAACACAGAACACTaacatgtttgattttttcaaGGAGGGTCTAATTCTAGAGTCTACACTCAGAACAATTAGAGAATCAATGTGAATGTTTTCTGGTGGTTTTGCAAATACTAACAGTTTCGGACTAAAAAGGAATTGGCAGCAATTAATATGGCAAAGGCATTAACAGCGCAGTATCCAGGAAGAATTTATGGCAGGGCACCAGTGAAGCAAAATAACATTGTTAATGACTGAAACAAAAGTTTAAATGCCAAAACGCTACCAAACATCAATAATCACAAAAATTCTAGAGAGATTAAGGAAGGACCAATTGACCACTACTTTCTTTAGAGgcaaaacaaatcaaaaggaaatgaaaaaaaaaaaagtatgaagtACAAGAGCAACATAACAATGTTTTAAATCATTAATTAGAAACATATCAGAAAGTTTACAGGTACATGGAAGATCATAGCCATCATACACAACGGAGACAAAAATGAATATCCAACTACATGAGAAGCGATGAAGCACAGATATTAGAAAACAAAGTGCTTAGCCTCTAGCCATGAATGCACTAATGCAtgactcttttcttttctatctccATATATGGTCGTATaagtagaaagaaagaagtgatCATCATTAGTACAAGCAACACAAATATCAAGCGTCATAAGCAACAACAGAAAAGGCAACGAAATTGTTTATGACCAAATATTGCCAACATACGCACTTTGAGTTTGCTCTCCTCCAAGTACTCCCCAGCTTCATCTTTGAGATGCAATTTAATCTCGGTTCCCCGTCCTAGGGGTTCATTCCATGTATCTTCGGATATGGCAAACGCCCCATCAGCCTTTGATTCCCACACGTACCTGAACACCAGACAAACAATTCCATTAACGGTTACGTTCATTCACTTCAAGAGCTGGAGATCAATTAAATGCCACATTGATTCAAAAGGCTTACTGTTTGTCATCGTTGTGTTTGCTGATGACTTCAACGTAGTCAGCAACAAGATATACAGAGTAAAAACCAACTCCAAACTGCCCAATGAGATTGAGATCTCCACTTGTCTGCATTTTCTCCACGAAggctgaaagaaaaaagatcaaccCAAATCCACATAGTTAACAACCAACTCTAATAAAAAACAGAACTTTACAGGACTTAGCATGGCATAGATACCTGAAGTTCCAGACTTTGCTATGGTACCCAAGTTCTTGATTAAATCCTCCTTTGTCATACCAATAC
Coding sequences within:
- the LOC133870096 gene encoding thaumatin-like protein 1; protein product: MDLIMSCNCSVYISLIVLISFCRGISGATFTIINRCEYTIWPGILANAGSARLDSTGFELVPGGSRSFQAPPNWSGRFWGRTGCTFDPNTGQGSCVTADCGSNQVECNGAGANPPATLAEFTIAPGNAQDFYDLSLVDGYNLPMVVDASGGSGACMSTGCVTDLNRQCPNELRVGDGVACKSACEAFGSPEYCCSGAYGSPDTCKPSIYSEMFKAACPRSYSYAYDDATSTFTCTGADYTITFCTSSASQKSASPTTSTTNSSASGTESQEVPKELNTPWLPDFFTGDSSKTLSSSTSVIASVASLLTLFLLYS
- the LOC133870095 gene encoding endoplasmin homolog; its protein translation is MRKWTIPSALLLLCLLFILPDQGRRLQANAEASDEVVDPPKVEDKIGAVPNGLSTDSDVANREAESISNRSLRNSAEKFQFQAEVSRLMDIIINSLYSNKDIFLRELISNASDALDKIRFLSLTEKEILGEGDNTKLDIQIKLDKEKKILSIRDRGIGMTKEDLIKNLGTIAKSGTSAFVEKMQTSGDLNLIGQFGVGFYSVYLVADYVEVISKHNDDKQYVWESKADGAFAISEDTWNEPLGRGTEIKLHLKDEAGEYLEESKLKELVKKYSEFINFPIYIWSTKEVDVEVPADEDESSDEEEQSESTSSEEEGEDEDAEKGEDAEKKSKTKKVKETTSEWELLNDVKAIWLRSPKEVTEEDYTKFYHSLAKDFSEDKPLSWSHFTAEGDVEFKAVLFVPPKAPHDLYESYYNTKKSNLKLYVRRVFISDEFDELLPKYLNFLMGLVDSDTLPLNVSREMLQQHSSLKTIKKKLIRKALDMIRRIADEDPDESNDKDKKEVEKSGDGDDEKKGQYAKFWNEFGKSIKLGIIEDATNRNRLAKLLRFESTKSDGKLTSLDQYISRMKSGQKDIFYITGSSKEQLEKSPFLERLKKKNYEVIFFTDPVDEYLMQYLMDYEDKKFQNVSKEGLKLGKDSKDKELKESFKELTKWWKDALSSENVDDVKISNRLADTPCVVVTSKYGWSANMERIMQSQTLSDSAKQAYMRGKRVLEINPRHPIIKGLRERVVENPEDESIKQTAQLMYQTALMESGFTPTDPNEFASRIYNSVKSSLKVNPDAVVEEEDDAEEVETETDTKEAAATPEAEDDASKDDADTETSAVKDEL